ACATCCATCCCACCGAGACACTGCCGGTGAAACTCAGCAGTTTGAACCGAGGGTCGATCACCATCCGTTCGGCAAGAGGGTTGTCGCAGGGTACGACGTTCAGTCCGCCTGGAGGCACGCCTGCTTCGAGTGCGATCTCGCCGAGCAGCAGCGCCGTCAACGGCGTCTGCGGAGCCGGCTTGATCAGAATCGGATTCCCCGACGCGAGTGCGGGCGCCACCTTGTGCGCCACCAGATTCAGTGGAAAGTTGAAGGGGGTGATGCCGAGAATCGGACCGATCGGGAACCGACGGACCATGCCGAGATGGGTGTCAAAGCCCGGCGTCCAATCGAGCGGTACCACCTCACCCGCAATCCGCCGCGACTCTTCGGCTGCCACGGTGAAGGTCTGGATGGCTCGGCTGACTTCCCGCTTGGCATCTGTGATCGGCTTCCCCGACTCGGCCGTGATGGTCTGCGCACATTCATCGCGCCGTCGGTAGAGCAACGCTGCGATCTGCTGGAGCATGTTGTACCGGGCGTGTCCCGGCAACTGCGCCATCACCGCAGCAGAGCTGGACGTCGATGCGACGGCCTCTTCTACATCAAACTCGGTGGCTTGAGCGACTTGAGCCACGGATTTTCCGGTGAACGGATCGACGACCGGAGTCGTGACCGCACCCGGTTTCCACTGGCCATGAACGAGAAATGGACGGGATTCCTGCACAGGAAGATTCGCTGGAGTCTCTTGGATGAGGTTGGTATTAGTCCGCCGCTTCCACCGACGCAGCCGCTTCGGCCGCCGATTCCACAATCGCGGCTGCCTCCTGTGCGGCAATCGCCTTGGCGATCAATTCTTCCGTCCCCCAATCGCGAATCGCCTCCAGGGTAAACCCTTCGTAGGTCGAGACGCCATGACAGGACGGACAATCCGGCATCGGGACTTTTCGATAAAAAACTTCCGTGAGGCAGGACATGCACACCCAGAAGTCATCGCGATGAGAGACCGGCCAGAACGATTGCATCGAATCCATAGGGATACCTCTCCCTTGTGTGATACAGAGGACTATCGCACCTGAGTACCGATGTCAACCCTACGCGCACAGACTTACCTTCCGTTCCACATTTCTCAGCGAGAGACGTCTTCTACTTTTTGCCGTTCGCCAACAAGCGATCGATCTCTTCCGCGAACATCTCGAACGGAAATGCGCCCGGAATCGCCACAGCCGGTTCCTTGTCCGTCGGCTCCGTCGCCGTCCGGACCAGGATAAACCCAGGGGTTCCATGAAACCCCCACTGATTGGCTTCCTGACGATCTTCAAAAATCGCCTTGGTATACCGCCCATCGCTCATGCACCGTTCAAAGGCGGCTTGATCCAGATTCAACGTCGCCGCATGTCGCCGATACACCTGCTTATCCAGCTGTCCTCCTTCGGAAAACAACCGGTCATGCATCGCCCAATACTGACCCTGCTCACCGGCACATCGTGCCGCCGTCGCTGCATCGAGCCCCGACCCTTGGTCGCCCCGCGGAAAATCCCGATACAGAAATCGCACTTTCCCCGTATCAACGTATTGCGCTTGA
The Candidatus Nitrospira nitrosa DNA segment above includes these coding regions:
- a CDS encoding aldehyde dehydrogenase family protein — protein: MWNRRPKRLRRWKRRTNTNLIQETPANLPVQESRPFLVHGQWKPGAVTTPVVDPFTGKSVAQVAQATEFDVEEAVASTSSSAAVMAQLPGHARYNMLQQIAALLYRRRDECAQTITAESGKPITDAKREVSRAIQTFTVAAEESRRIAGEVVPLDWTPGFDTHLGMVRRFPIGPILGITPFNFPLNLVAHKVAPALASGNPILIKPAPQTPLTALLLGEIALEAGVPPGGLNVVPCDNPLAERMVIDPRFKLLSFTGSVSVGWMLKAKCGKKKVTLELGGNAGVVIEPDADLELAAQRCAAGGFGYAGQTCISVQRVFVHQAVVDAFTTKLLMHVARLKLGDPAEETTTIGPLIDQAAAQRVESWIGEAVADGARLLLGGKRIGSLMEATVLGNVRPEMKVSCREVFGPVVTVTPYRELSEAVALLNQSDFGLQAGIFTQDINKIFYAFRHCEVGAVLANEIPTFRADHMPYGGVKDSGLGREGVRAAIEDMTEPRMLIMNLKEPSTPSEKGN
- a CDS encoding DsbA family protein, translated to MIWSMGQRVCLAVLGGMLLWSVPASAGNSGETDLRMRGQANAPVTLIEYSDFTCGFCLKFFKRTWPRIQAQYVDTGKVRFLYRDFPRGDQGSGLDAATAARCAGEQGQYWAMHDRLFSEGGQLDKQVYRRHAATLNLDQAAFERCMSDGRYTKAIFEDRQEANQWGFHGTPGFILVRTATEPTDKEPAVAIPGAFPFEMFAEEIDRLLANGKK